A portion of the Phacochoerus africanus isolate WHEZ1 chromosome 5, ROS_Pafr_v1, whole genome shotgun sequence genome contains these proteins:
- the COLEC11 gene encoding collectin-11 has translation MKRALALVGLAFLSVLRAGRPQQTADDACSVQILVPGLKGDAGEKGEKGAPGRPGRVGPTGEKGDVGDKGQKGGVGRHGKIGPIGSKGEKGDSGDIGPPGPSGEPGVPCECGQLRQAIGEMDNLVSQLTAELRFLKNAVAGVRETEQKVYLLVKEEKRYVDAQLACQGRGGTLGMPKDEAANGLLAAYIAQAGLARVFIGINDLEREGTFVYADRSPMQTFNKWRSGEPNNAYDEEDCVELVASGGWNDVACHLTMHFLCEFDKEHV, from the exons ATGAAGAGGGCTCTGGCTCTGGTCGGCCTGGCCTTCCTGTCGGTGCTGCGAGCCGGACGCCCTCAGCAGACGGCGGACGACGCCTGCTCCGTGCAGATCCTCGTCCCCGGCCTCAAAG GCGATGCTGGCGAGAAGGGGGAAAAAGGCGCGCCGGGACGGCCTGGACGAGTCGGCCCCACAGGAGAGAAAG GAGACGTGGGTGACAAAGGACAGAAAGGTGGCGTGGGTCGCCATGGAAAAATTGGTCCCATTGGTTCTAAAG GTGAAAAAGGAGATTCTGGTGACATAGGACCCCCTGGCCCTAGTGGAGAACCAG GCGTCCCCTGCGAGTGCGGCCAGCTGAGGCAGGCCATCGGCGAGATGGACAACCTGGTCTCCCAGCTGACGGCGGAGCTGAGGTTCCTAAAAAACG CGGTGGCCGGCGTGCGCGAGACGGAGCAGAAGGTGTACCTGCTGGtgaaggaggagaagaggtaCGTGGACGCGCAGCTGGCCTGCCAGGGCCGGGGCGGCACGCTGGGCATGCCCAAGGACGAGGCCGCCAACGGCCTGCTGGCCGCCTACATCGCGCAGGCCGGCCTGGCCCGCGTCTTCATCGGCATCAACGACCTGGAGCGCGAGGGCACCTTCGTCTACGCGGACCGCTCGCCCATGCAGACCTTCAACAAGTGGCGCAGCGGGGAGCCCAACAACGCCTACGACGAGGAGGACTGCGTGGAGCTGGTGGCCTCGGGGGGCTGGAACGACGTGGCCTGCCACCTGACCATGCACTTCCTCTGCGAGTTCGACAAGGAGCACGTGTAG